The Maniola jurtina chromosome 1, ilManJurt1.1, whole genome shotgun sequence genome has a window encoding:
- the LOC123874623 gene encoding uncharacterized protein PFB0765w-like isoform X2, with the protein MSFITKRERVFNEYDLFDLPARNEGKLKAYASCTDARAWSHFCSDKSEHLVEIIKRNNETVRPKYIPTDVIVNMLMTAKNAEIGRLKRKIEEFEQMLSAYDQLDLTCEQKCDIANAHAAIKAANKELDDMCLDLDLSGFTEGIDSEAFETGKSRGDELSRYGTVETGKSGGGEMKTQGEEWTFDKEKESTPRKETKSIQAGPPCTCDASTSAYDTQVDEMQETIISKDAKLSAMQNTIAVMEHDVCEPYCIYAHIYTALEKIFGTLCQNGKYKQYLDLLTAGKDTRGIDIKGKILFKMKVLEKFSLALIAPCSQEFSRASKDCSCMRAEVVTTFALTSAESQKPSLDSKRAQLVADIMDSQEMKEMLSKESLCLKIEDEQFDDCCGVDNYSIDIANLNRLKNLQANYDELLTCYDNLKHERDCLYLRCQNMADLEHECECLKNNLREYNQLWTEKEYYRKRSEDLDTLKENFFILSEETSNIETKLKAEQEINKNKSQTIDQLRNENIKLEKKIGDTSLQFEKQKNDLICKLKEYECKIMCQDQQIKSLSDQIDKLLEQDRNIIPPNEDTLQSVQLINEIESQKEQIKNLKDDLCSSEEEKEYLQEEFEKKLELINELKCDVEDWKSRYEEALKSYNYLQLQVDELQDKNSVMSQELESKTNAIDNLNGLLCSKSREISKLMEEVDHKKDENIGLIKQMQLSRESFDKNIDSLMNEKRIAMNSIIMAKQESIEMFKHLKVNDDTNQVDQMTKINNGNSRKYLMEEKTNEIIDNDILLMEIELLNEANYENINILQHENVQLKQSFDLAKKESLILEEKLINHENLLEKFETLKKSHENLLNEKETLQVKLNRSKYELDNLLQDFQLTKSKSESLLNQSEDIKEKYAKLNNIYQEVLKERNILHNLLSAKDLEMKDLIQSLHFLKSENECFNLKVQEISKLEKAVTELQNKCHKLLSEKNTLQNEFDIKIREINDLHNNLENKIEENQRLQNQIKTHQSRELTVSSSITALENENHNMQLNLDVVRIENINLLDKVKHYENLENEYKELQQSYKKIKLVNENLQNDLVNLEKLHNQHNEYLKNLEEALVHSQEENISTTHSANNFYADLKKEVEKLKEERLTKHIEMKTLMEKLDETECIITNLNEDILARDKRISILENHINELQVEITANQNNLIEVVKSGEQLKELSYEKLNQSVKKLEAHQSRATHNMKLELAKLQNEKESLEDQLSTTKSFTEETLREKNQYIIIINQLQRERELIISDIRQLETSCIGDSNLVLNNCSTNEVLTSLNRIGKYINSKNTSLEKTYLSVQASYQLLKSKADEAKNIAEKEQRKIINEKEQTRKERVEIEKQLENLKAKMKEEKVNFEKVIEDLEGEMLNQKLIFDSIKNSKEDQLLKLIEENELLRGQCDSYDVEIKELEQKLQNAFEQKSKNVEMLENTKKELEKQENLVTVLQTQIEDLINKPTQQNAVQTIVFVTTKDNECQTDMPHHKFNVENSMLSDDNKYKDVEIVKMNVDKRPTANNSNETESHKNYKISDIYPIAPPVNEVQILTANVEPTIDFVRNIYLKYKLKRLSPGKLEQHSIASLQETIFANGNAQGLSPSDDLISKAHSPRSSDSRNLNIQLSQNKDSIIDIYNTQISTNSTKITDDINAIYTDMSNKEGISLMTDLENNNQDYDNTNTSQTKDGNFNDSYQATEKDLFVIYKDSDSIFDGREIPTKWKDTNSRQRTREGKSRHSNVEGNINIEENTSDDRDDDSMKPKLKINLPRVVNDSPSFMTNSDDDKKSLDSYSNATYASPQQIYSKTHKDPNHLKNLNSVPVTFGNQIKQIFPEKMTKHEYFDNNHSEHSVPSDTAKIEKPVKKKIVFSHDSNHKLSHVGATVEVLQNTISDSVDDPSEDFNVKSNYGLQYILNTVQNEINPNNIKNLNIIKSVHKSPSDDQFSNVGRSSQSTQLSPLKVSSIEYGTESTYSPLPTNSVERGTLVKMDDVDDYESKIQKLTKALENNEKYYKQKIEAVKAQYDYNVQSIVNEHNHGVKSIQNLHEERLHDINTIHENEVENLRAMSIEAMRKAEKLQVENRCLKSKLSNDALINLNEEPIKIPSTDSKKRKCRCRVNSRKLTKTNVEAFNVKPRQRSHGPCTCSLDMSISDTIRSIFEQVDVDQRRMAEQSYLKYIANKILDGNVEILDAQELSFLHLKVCRTWKTRLNKDEAMQMKIDTLETEVINKHRQQQKHMAEIDRKVAEELRRLQEVREAVCFSPHEWRDSSTASPLPSAIGAVEKNVEGAAVGRRPNSRINWCRHHKLETETG; encoded by the exons ATGTCATTTATAACGAAAAGGGAGCGTGTATTCAATGAATACGACCTGTTCGATCTACCAGCGAGGAATGAAGGCAAGTTGAAGGCGTACGCATCATGCACAGACGCGAGAGCTTGGTCCCACTTTTGTTCAGATAAATCCGAACACTTGGTGGAAATCATTAAGAGAAACAATGAAACCGTTCGACCCAAGTATATACCAACTGATGTGATCGTCAATATGCTGATGACTGCAAAAAATGCCGAAATCGGACGCCTAAAACGGAAGATTGAAGAATTTGAGCAAATGCTCTCCGCTTATGACCAGTTGGATCTCACTTGTGAACAAAAATGTGACATCGCAAACGcg CATGCGGCAATAAAAGCAGCGAATAAAGAATTAGATGATATG TGTTTGGATCTGGACCTGTCTGGATTTACAGAG GGCATAGATTCAGAAGCTTTTGAG ACAGGAAAATCCAGAGGCGATGAG CTCAGCAGATATGGTACAGTAGAG ACAGGAAAGTCCGGTGGAGGAGAAATGAAGACCCAAGGCGAAGAG TGGACTTTTGATAAAGAAAAAGAGTCAACGCCGAGGAAGGAAACAAAAAGTATTCAAGCTGGGCCACCTTGCACTTGCGACGCAAGCACTT CTGCATATGATACTCAAGTCGATGAAATGCAAGAAACAATCATTAGTAAAGATGCCAAACTGAGTGCCATGCAAAATACTATCGCT gtAATGGAGCATGATGTTTGTGAACCTTATTGTATTTACGCTCATATTTATACCGCATTAGAAAAAATTTTTGGAACTTTATGTCAGAACGGGAAAtacaaacaatatttagatttatta ACTGCTGGGAAAGATACTAGAGGCATTGATATTAAAGggaaaatactttttaaaatgAAAGTATTAGAAAAGTTTAGCCTTGCTTTAATAGCTCCTTGCTCGCAAGAATTTAGTCGGGCGTCAAAGGATTGTTCATGCATGCGCGCTGAAGTTGTAACAACTTTTGCGTTAACATCTGCAGAAAGTCAAAAACCGAGCTTAGACAGTAAAAGAGCCCAGCTTGTTGCTGATATTATGGACAGTCAAGAAATGAAAGAAATGCTCAGTAAAGAAAGTTTGTGTCTTAAAATTGAAGATGAGCAATTTGATGATTGTTGCGGTGTTGATAATTACAGTATAGATATTGCAAATCTCAATCGTTTGAAGAATTTACAAGCCAATTACGACGAACTATTAACATGTTATGATAATTTGAAACATGAAAGAGACTGTCTATATTTACGATGTCAAAATATGGCTGATTTAGAACATGAATGTGAAtgcctaaaaaataatttaagagaaTACAATCAATTATGGACAGAAAAAGAGTATTATCGGAAACGCTCTGAAGACCTAGAtacattaaaagaaaatttcttTATATTATCAGAAGAAACATCAAATATTGAAACAAAACTTAAAGCTGAacaggaaataaataaaaataaatctcaaaCCATTGACCAattaagaaatgaaaatataaaactagAGAAAAAAATAGGAGATACTTCTTTACagtttgaaaaacaaaaaaatgatttaatttgCAAATTAAAAGAGTACGAGTGCAAAATAATGTGTCAAGATCAACAAATTAAGAGTTTATCTGATCAAATAGATAAACTACTCGAACAAGATAGAAACATA ATACCGCCCAACGAAGATACATTACAGTCAGtgcaattaattaatgaaatcGAATCCCAAAAagaacaaatcaaaaacttaaagGATGATCTATGCTCTAGCGAAGAAGAAAAAGAGTATCTCCAAGAGGAATTTGAAAAGAAACTTGAACTTATAAATGAACTCAAATGTGATGTTGAAGActggaaaa GTAGATATGAGGAAGCTCTAAAGagttataattatttacaattgcAAGTAGATGAACTACAGGACAAAAATTCAGTAATGAGTCAAGAATtggaaagcaaaacaaatgcaaTAGATAATTTAAATGGTCTCTTATGCAGTAAGTCCCGTGAAATAAGTAAGTTAATGGAGGAAGTCGACCATAAAAAAGATGAAAATATTGGTCTTATTAAACAAATGCAACTAAGTCGTGAAAGTTTCGATAAAAACATAGATTCACTTATGAATGAAAAAAGAATTGCCATGAATTCCATTATTATGGCTAAACAAGAAAGTATAGAAATGTTCAAACATCTAAAAGTTAATGACGATACAAATCAAGTAGATCAAATGACAAAAATCAATAATGGTAACAGTAGAAAATATCTTATGGAAGAAAAAACGAATGAAATAATTGATAACGATATCTTATTAATGGAAATTGAGTTACTAAATGAAGCAAATTATGAAAACATAAATATTCTTCAGCATGAAAATGTGCAATTGAAACAATCATTTGATTTGGCTAAGAAGGAGAGTTTAATATTAgaagaaaaattaattaatcatgaAAATTTACTAGAAAAATTCgagacattaaaaaaatctcatGAAAATCTATTAAATGAAAAGGAAACTCTTCAAGTTAAATTAAATCGCAGTAAATATGAGCTTGATAATTTACTCCAAGACTTCCAATtaacaaaatcaaagagtgaaAGCTTACTGAATCAATCTGAAGACATCAAAGAAAAATACGCtaagttaaataatatatatcaaGAAGTGCTGAAAGAgagaaatattttacataatttactATCGGCCAAAGATTTAGAAATGAAAGATTTGATTCAGTCTTTACACTTCCTCAAATCCGAAAATGAATGTTTTAACTTAAAAGTGCAAGAAATCTCAAAACTGGAAAAAGCTGTAACtgaattacaaaataaatgtcacaaattattatcagaaaaaaatacattacaaaatgaatttgatattaaaattcgAGAAATAAATGACTTACACAACAatctagaaaataaaatagaggagaatcaacggttacaaaatcaaataaaaactcATCAATCTCGGGAATTGACAGTCAGTAGCAGTATTACTGCTTTAGAAAATGAGAATCATAACATGCAATTAAATTTAGATGTAGTAAGAATAGAAAACATTAATCTGCTTGATAAAGTGAAACACTATGAAAACCTAGAAAACGAATACAAAGAACTACAACaatcatataaaaaaattaaattggtaAACGAAAATCTTCAAAATGACTTAGTCAATTTGGAAAAATTACATAATCAACataatgaatatttaaaaaacttagaaGAAGCTCTTGTGCATTCTCAAGAAGAG AACATATCCACAACACACTCTGCTAATAATTTTTATGCGGATTTGAAAAAAGAAGTAGAAAAATTGAAAGAAGAGAGGCTCACTAAGCATATAGAGATGAAAACTTTAATGGAAAAACTGGATGAAACG GAATGCATTATAACTAATCTTAATGAAGATATTCTTGCTCGAGACAAGAGAATATCAATTTTAGAAAATCACATTAATGAATTACAAGTGGAAATAACTGCCAACCAAAATAATTTGATTGAGGTTGTAAAATCTGGCGAACAATTAAAAGAACTTAGTTATGAAAAACTTAACCAATCTGTTAAAAAACTCGAAGCACATC AATCTCGTGCAACACATAATATGAAATTAGAACTtgcaaaattacaaaatgaaaaagaaagtCTTGAAGATCAACTTTCTACCACAAAATCATTCACAGAGGAAACACTAAGAGAGAAAAatcagtatattataataatcaacCAACTTCAACGTGAAAGAGAATTAATTATTTCTGACATACGGCAGCTAGAAACTAGTTGTATTGGAGATAGTAATCTTGTGCTAAATAATTGTTCAACTAACGAAGTGCTAACTTCATTAAATCGGAttggtaaatatataaatagtaaaaacaCTTCCTTAGAAAAAACATATCTCAGTGTACAGGCTTCTTATCAGTTGCTCAAATCTAAAGCAGATGAAGCTAAAAATATAGCTGAAAAAGAACAGCGAAAAATCATAAATGAAAAAGAACAGACTAGAAAAGAAAGAGTAGAAATAGAAAAACAACTAGAGAATTTGAAGGctaaaatgaaagaggaaaaagttaattttgaaaaagttaTAGAAGATTTAGAAGGTGAAATGCTAAACCAAAAGTTAATATTCGACAgcataaaaaattcaaaagaagatCAATTACTGAAACTAATAGAAGAAAATGAACTGCTTCGAGGTCAATGCGATAGCTACGATGTAGAAATAAAGGAATTAGAGCAAAAACTTCAAAATGCATTCgaacaaaaatctaaaaatgtaGAGATgttagaaaatactaaaaaagAATTAGAAAAACAAGAGAATTTAGTCACAGTACTTCAAACACAGATAgaagatttaataaataaaccaaCCCAGCAGAATGCAGTTCAAACTATTGTATTTGTAACTACAAAAGATAATGAGTGTCAAACAGACATGCCCCACCATAAATTTAATGTGGAAAACTCAATGTTAAGTGACGATAATAAGTATAAAGATGTTGAAATTGTAAAAATGAATGTCGATAAACGTCCTACAGCTAACAATTCAAATGAAACCGAGTCACACAAAAATTATAAGATTTCAGATATCTATCCAATAGCTCCGCCAGTTAATGAAGTTCAAATACTTACAGCAAATGTTGAACCTACGATAGATTTTGTtagaaacatttatttaaaatataaattaaagagATTAAGTCCAGGAAAACTGGAGCAACATTCCATAGCCAGTCTACAAGAGACAATATTTGCAAATGGTAATGCTCAGGGTTTATCTCCAAGTGATGATTTGATTAGTAAGGCTCACAGTCCTAGAAGTTCAGACTCGAgaaatttaaatattcaattgaGTCAAAATAAAGACAGTATTATTGACATTTATAATACTCAAATTTCCACTAATTCAACTAAAATAACTGATGATATAAATGCTATTTATACAGATATGAGCAACAAAGAAGGTATAAGTCTTATGAcagatttagaaaataataatcaagATTATGATAACACGAATACTAGTCAAACAAAAGATGGTAATTTTAATGACTCATATCAGGCAACAgaaaaagatttatttgttatttataaagACAGTGACAGTATTTTTGATGGAAGAGAAATACCTACAAAATGGAAAGATACGAATAGTAGACAAAGAACAAGGGAAGGGAAATCTAGACATTCAAATGTAGAAGGAAACATAAACATTGAAGAAAATACTAGTGATGACAGAGATGATGACAGTATGAAACCAAAGCTTAAAATAAATCTGCCTAGAGTTGTAAACGATAGTCCTTCTTTTATGACTAATTCTGACGATGATAAAAAATCTTTAGATTCGTACTCAAATGCTACATACGCCTCGCCTCAACAGATTTATTCAAAGACTCATAAAGATccaaatcatttaaaaaatttaaattctgtACCCGTTACTTTTGGAAATcaaattaaacaaatttttcCAGAGAAAATGACTAAACAcgaatattttgataataatcattCTGAACATAGTGTTCCATCTGATACAGCAAAAATTGAGAAACCTGTGAAAAAGAAAATAGTTTTTTCTCATGATTCAAACCACAAATTATCTCATGTGGGAGCTACAGTTGAAGTTTTACAAAATACCATAAGTGATAGCGTGGACGACCCTTCAGAGGATTTTAATGTTAAAAGTAACTATGGATTACAGTACATTTTAAATACTGTGCAAAATGAAATTAatccaaataatatcaaaaacttGAATATAATTAAGTCAGTACATAAAAGTCCCAGTGATGATCAATTTAGTAATGTAGGTAGGTCAAGTCAATCAACACAATTAAGTCCATTAAAAGTATCGTCAATTGAATATGGAACAGAATCAACATATAGTCCACTGCCTACTAATTCGGTAGAACGTGGCACGTTGGTGAAAATGGATGACGTAGACGATTATGAAAGTAAAATTCAAAAACTTACTAAGGCAttagaaaataatgaaaaatactacaaacaaaaaatagAGGCTGTAAAAGCGCAATACGATTACAACGTCCAAAGTATAGTCAACGAACATAACCACGGAGTCAAAAGTATACAAAATCTCCATGAAGAAAGGCTGCACGATATTAACACAATCCATGAGAATGAAGTAGAAAACCTGAGGGCTATGAGTATTGAAGCAATGCGAAAAGCAGAAAAGCTTCAAGTGGAAAATCGCTGTCTGAAATCTAAGCTTAGCAATGATGCCCTAATAAACCTGAACGAA GAGCCAATAAAAATTCCTTCTACTGattcaaagaaaagaaaatgcCGATGTCGCGTGAATAGTAGAAAATTAACCAAAACGAATGTGGAAGCTTTTAATGTGAAACCGAGACAACGATCTCACGGACCCTGCACTTGCTCTCTAGACATGAGTATTTCAGACACGATACGTAGCATTTTTGAGCAGGTTGATGTTGACCAAAGAAGAATGGCGGAACAGTCCTATCTCAAGTATATCGCTAACAAGATTTTAGATGGCAATGTTGAG ATATTGGATGCACAAGAACTatcttttttacatctcaaagTGTGTCGAACATGGAAAACAAGACTAAACAAAGACGAGGCTATGCAAATGAAAATTGACACCCTGGAAACTGAAGTGATCAACAAACACCGACAACAACAAAAACACA TGGCTGAAATAGATCGCAAGGTAGCCGAAGAATTGCGCCGGCTGCAAGAAGTCCGCGAAGCTGTGTGCTTTTCACCGCATGAGTGGCGCGACAGCAGCACCGCCTCGCCTCTACCTTCAGCTATTG